In Flavobacterium sp. CS20, a single window of DNA contains:
- the ribH gene encoding 6,7-dimethyl-8-ribityllumazine synthase — protein MATQGKNLSNYNADEISDAKKFKFGLVVSEWNAEITENLFQGAFDVLIKNGVSKENIIRWNVPGSFELVYGAKKLSESFDMLDAIIVIGSVIQGETKHFDFVCHGVTNGIAQLNVLQDIPIIFCVLTDHNKQQSIDRSGGKHGNKGVEVAISAIKMARFRENAKFYKP, from the coding sequence ATGGCTACTCAAGGTAAAAATCTCTCTAATTATAATGCCGATGAGATTTCAGATGCTAAAAAATTTAAATTTGGTCTAGTTGTATCTGAATGGAATGCAGAGATTACTGAAAATCTTTTTCAAGGGGCTTTTGATGTATTGATAAAAAACGGCGTCTCTAAAGAAAATATCATAAGATGGAATGTTCCAGGAAGTTTTGAACTCGTATATGGAGCCAAAAAACTTTCAGAAAGTTTTGATATGTTAGATGCCATTATTGTAATTGGTTCTGTGATTCAAGGAGAAACCAAACATTTTGACTTTGTATGTCATGGCGTTACCAACGGCATAGCCCAACTCAATGTATTACAGGATATTCCGATTATTTTCTGTGTATTAACAGATCATAACAAACAACAATCTATAGACCGTTCGGGCGGAAAACATGGAAACAAAGGTGTTGAAGTCGCAATATCTGCGATTAAAATGGCTCGGTTTCGCGAAAACGCTAAATTTTATAAACCTTAA
- a CDS encoding tetratricopeptide repeat protein, giving the protein MATYQKRGGKPKTKKEKEDKIEEESTTAGVFNTLDESASKTEQFVSKYQNIIVGIIIVVIIVVLGYLGYNRFILKPQQEEASNELSQSQNYFSLALETNKPKARDSLFSLAINGAHGKFGFVDIAKEYSSTKAGNLANYYAGISYLNIGDYKNAIDYLQDFKAEDEMISTFALGAIGDAFLQLEQLEDAFEYYKKATNHRDNNYTTPKYLFKVAITAMELKNPDKAIEFLERIEKQYPESEEAKKLKPYLGKAMGMKF; this is encoded by the coding sequence ATGGCAACATATCAAAAACGAGGTGGTAAACCTAAAACTAAGAAAGAGAAAGAAGACAAAATAGAAGAAGAATCTACAACGGCAGGAGTATTTAATACCCTTGATGAAAGTGCATCAAAAACGGAACAGTTTGTCTCTAAATACCAAAATATTATTGTTGGTATAATAATAGTTGTAATAATAGTTGTGTTAGGTTATCTTGGATACAACAGATTTATTTTAAAACCTCAGCAAGAAGAAGCTTCTAATGAATTGAGTCAATCTCAAAACTATTTTAGTTTGGCTCTAGAAACCAATAAACCCAAAGCAAGAGACTCATTATTTAGCCTTGCCATCAATGGTGCTCATGGGAAATTTGGGTTTGTAGATATCGCTAAAGAATACAGCTCGACAAAGGCTGGTAATCTTGCTAATTATTATGCTGGTATATCATATCTCAACATTGGTGATTATAAAAATGCTATTGATTATCTTCAAGATTTTAAAGCTGAGGATGAGATGATAAGCACATTTGCTTTAGGTGCTATTGGCGATGCATTTTTACAACTTGAACAGCTTGAAGATGCTTTTGAATATTATAAAAAAGCGACAAATCATAGAGACAATAACTACACAACGCCAAAATACTTATTTAAAGTCGCAATTACGGCTATGGAACTTAAAAACCCTGATAAGGCTATTGAATTTTTAGAACGTATTGAAAAACAATATCCCGAATCTGAAGAAGCTAAAAAACTAAAGCCTTACCTTGGCAAAGCAATGGGCATGAAATTTTAA